The DNA region tgtgtgtgtgtgtttgtgtgtgtgtgtgtgtgtgtgtataatcacatttaaatacacaattaaataaatcacagaGTTACAATTCAAATACCCACGCTTCCAGACCAAAAGACTCCAGCTCCCTCTACAGGCTTCagtttgaaataaatataaattatctGGCCTTTCTTCAAGTTAATGAACCTGCAGTCAGATGCTGTGTAGTCATCAAGAGCTTCAGCCACTGAGATCACATCTAGAAAGGGATGAATATAAGAAGTATTCTTGTATTATTGCATGCATATACAGGGAAAAACCCCTGACTCTTGCTAATATTCAAATCAAACATCTCATTTTTAATACATAagtatatgaaatatatatgacCGAAAGTTATAGAATTCAACTACAAGTGCATCCACAGAAATTCAGTTAAACACTCACAGTTTATATAATCTCTATAAATACATCCCAAATCAATAACCTTTGTATTGAGTTGGAGTAGTGTTGTTGAGACAGAACTAATACTAATCTATTACTAGTAAATGGTCTCATTAATCTTAATGTCACTGAATGcatgaatgcagtcaaatccatacagaaatattacagaaaatactATTACAGAATTTAAGGAAAccatacacacaataaaaaattaacaacaTACATTTAATAATGTTTCTTTAGAATTGTAGAGAACCAGAAGTAGGTTTCATAAGGAATCACTCTAAAGAATCATTTTCAGCACAATTTTTTAAGAGGGCAAATCAACTCACATGAGCAGTACTTGTCTGCACAGATTTTTCTGTCAGCCAGTTTCTCCATACGAATGGCATTTGCTGTTTTGCACAGGAGTCCTAAAGAGACAACAAACACAATCAGGAAGCTCAGCTTGTCCATCCTCAGGCCAGGTGAAATGATAAATATCTTCTTATTGCAAAATTCCCTGCTACAACCTTCCACAagtgcagagaaaaaaaaactcagaacaGCCAATGAAACCTCAGCCACAGATGCCCACATTCCTAACCCATGGGGGTGGCAGTAGTGTGTTTACTGAACTAATATTTTGTTCCATCCTCTGTGAAATGTTCTTCTGTTCTCCTTAAAACACAAACCCAAGCATAAAAAAACCTTAAAGGGTATGAGGAATACCAATGAAACACaaagcatatatttatattgttttgtaaATACAAGTTCCTtccacaaaagcaaaaaaaacattctgaccCAAGCATGTTTATCACCATGTTCAGTGACTTTTCATTTTAACAACACTTAATAATTGTTTGGGGACTGAAGACACTGGTTAATCTGAATGGGAAAACAGAACTGTTTGCAATGCTCCTGTTATTTGAGTCTTCAGCAGTGCATCTGTACTAGGCTTTTGTTGTCATATTACTGTACACTTTAGAGATCACCATCCAAGTGCAAAATGGCCACATGATTCCAACATCAGTCCAGGGCAAAATCTGCTCACTCTGTCTTCTTAGACATATGTACTAAATGTATTACACTACTATTGGTTTCTGTTTGTATTGGTATTataagttttatttatatttgtattataatttttattttagttattgtcccaacttattttctttttcttcctttttttgggACTGAGTTTGGATGAATTGGGACTGAAAGTTTGTGAGAAGTCAAAATACTGAAAACTAATATTGTAAGTTCCTTAGCTAATTAGagttttatgtttttctttgcttcATTTAATTTAACCAATCATTAAATCTGTGCAGAAAACAGTATCTGTGCAGATAGCAGTATCAAATAAATGGCATCAATAGTTCTATGATTCTACTGCAAAGTGTGCCCTTCTGCATGGACAACCAACATAACAAACATTTGTTGATAATAAGATATATCCCCCTTAGCATTGTATTTTCAGGAAACAACCTACATAAATGTCTGactgaaatttacatttatgtcTGAATTGCAAGCTTGTTGTTTTACTCTAACTGTTTTACTCTGGGCAACCGTGGCCTAAtgtttagagaagagggcttaggattGAAAGGTTGTTGATTCGATTCCTACAGCCGGTGGGAAAATTGGAGGaatgggagtgaaggaacagcactgtcctcctccctcaatccatggctgaggtgccctgaACCCAGGGTTTgttgtgttcacagcccctagtgaaCTACTGTGTGTGTTCAAAAAACATGTCATGTTTATGTGGCATGTAAACTTACAGTACATGTACAGGGAAAATATGGGATATGTAGTCTTTAAACAATATAACTTTAAACCTGAAGGTGGCAGCATTCCTATATGATTCAGGTCCTGCTACATGTCCAGTGAACAGAAAAAGAGGTTGGAGTACATTAGCTGGCCAATAGATTATCACAATATATTATGATCAATTCCATATTTTTAGTTAACCAACAGTAACCATAATGTTTGTCATTGCATTTGTTgagtaaaatgtattaaaaccaaaaataataaaattaagttAAAGTGGACTTAAATAAAATTGCTAATCTATATTCCAtgatgaatggagggatttgtGATTTTTTGTTTCCTTCgggttcctgtcttgtgcccagtgattcagggtagacTCGGgacaccgtgaccctaaattggatgaGTGGTTACAATCAATGGTggaatgaattttttttatttgaatttttaacAATGACTTCTAAAAATGTCTCTGA from Hoplias malabaricus isolate fHopMal1 chromosome 8, fHopMal1.hap1, whole genome shotgun sequence includes:
- the LOC136705769 gene encoding otoraplin-like isoform X2, translating into MEKLADRKICADKYCSYVISVAEALDDYTASDCRFINLKKGQIIYIYFKLKPVEGAGVFWSGSVYGDRYVDQMGIIGYFPSNHVNETQIFEKKTIEMPTTDMDFFCA
- the LOC136705769 gene encoding otoraplin-like isoform X1, with the protein product MDKLSFLIVFVVSLGLLCKTANAIRMEKLADRKICADKYCSYVISVAEALDDYTASDCRFINLKKGQIIYIYFKLKPVEGAGVFWSGSVYGDRYVDQMGIIGYFPSNHVNETQIFEKKTIEMPTTDMDFFCA